The following coding sequences are from one Rhodospirillales bacterium window:
- the thpR gene encoding RNA 2',3'-cyclic phosphodiesterase has protein sequence MFRLFVALPLPREVREHLAGLCSGIPGARWVPPENMHVTLRFIGEVGGADAEDIHEALDGVRMPAFGLSIAGLGCFESGHKVRSLWAAVKRDELLMRLQDKVEMAVTRSGQTPERRKFKPHVTLARFRSGASVARIGSFMERNNAIALGPFQIPSFALFRSHLGGEGAHYEVLAEYPLRGAGATADLPVQAVP, from the coding sequence ATGTTTCGCCTGTTCGTCGCACTGCCGCTGCCCCGAGAGGTCCGCGAACACCTTGCCGGCCTGTGCTCGGGCATCCCCGGGGCGCGCTGGGTGCCGCCGGAGAACATGCACGTGACTTTGCGGTTTATCGGCGAAGTGGGCGGCGCCGATGCGGAAGACATCCACGAGGCGCTCGATGGGGTGCGGATGCCTGCGTTTGGGTTGAGCATCGCCGGCCTCGGGTGCTTCGAGAGCGGGCACAAGGTGCGATCGCTGTGGGCGGCGGTCAAGCGGGACGAACTCTTGATGCGCCTCCAGGACAAGGTGGAGATGGCGGTGACGCGCAGCGGCCAGACACCCGAGCGGCGCAAGTTCAAGCCGCACGTGACCCTGGCGCGATTCAGGAGCGGCGCGTCGGTCGCCCGCATCGGCAGCTTCATGGAGCGCAACAACGCGATCGCGCTGGGTCCGTTCCAGATCCCGTCGTTCGCGCTGTTCCGGAGCCACCTGGGGGGCGAAGGCGCGCACTACGAAGTGCTGGCGGAGTACCCGTTGCGCGGCGCCGGCGCGACGGCCGACCTGCCGGTGCAGGCGGTGCCGTGA
- a CDS encoding peptidoglycan-binding protein, with amino-acid sequence MMQTSGRNAGRRYGGEILRRGSADDNAVRRLQRDLAELGFTVVGPADGCFGRFTAWAVREFQAYAALAQVAVESPRRATIYADGLTPVATGPNRYAGPISGVVDAATGEALQHWLDSRWRCPVAVEAWRLRNGRRDRPVATNIWRHDEVPDAAARMYARDLSGHFPVTGDGASADTADDDGAGRVIIGEFTSYLSWSGPRAVPPRHSRPEGEIVPECVIGRRAEELDAAQQSTFRVVRSVAEVECLGHFDSVNAYDNALISVGPCHWTLGIVGRNGTVSEGELCGVLAYLAHADAAAFHQTLGVFGVSIDRGWVNHHGIANGQLLFDRGQRKYAGWLALHDERGGFARLPQRQEESDYFKTWHWFYRFVMAGRTIPGYRRTMWDMTRIRLRDLIDMPWDAGSSLRLGDIFTSEKAIAMILRWHVRYPGHVAARGCAGRRLHAVLQSVRDRHASLGWEGDPGAWGDAHEKALIRALRVAVGQVGGRLAETVKRVDRWPQWGSGNNPHRYRLPPTIGPLDERRGSFRLERSGLPPAP; translated from the coding sequence ATGATGCAGACATCCGGGCGGAACGCAGGCAGACGCTATGGCGGCGAGATCTTGCGACGCGGCAGCGCTGACGACAACGCCGTGCGCCGCCTGCAGCGCGACCTTGCCGAACTCGGGTTCACCGTGGTCGGGCCCGCCGACGGCTGCTTCGGCCGCTTCACTGCCTGGGCGGTGCGGGAATTCCAAGCCTATGCGGCGTTGGCGCAGGTCGCGGTGGAGAGCCCGCGCCGGGCGACGATCTACGCCGACGGCCTGACGCCGGTCGCTACTGGTCCAAACCGCTACGCCGGGCCGATCAGCGGCGTGGTCGACGCCGCCACGGGCGAGGCCTTGCAGCACTGGCTCGACAGCCGTTGGCGCTGCCCGGTGGCGGTGGAAGCCTGGCGGCTGCGCAATGGCCGACGCGACCGCCCGGTGGCCACCAACATCTGGCGCCATGACGAGGTTCCGGACGCGGCGGCGCGGATGTACGCCCGCGACCTCAGCGGCCATTTTCCGGTGACGGGAGATGGCGCCAGTGCGGACACCGCGGATGACGACGGAGCGGGCCGGGTCATCATCGGGGAGTTCACCTCGTATCTGTCGTGGAGTGGACCACGCGCGGTGCCGCCCCGACATTCGCGCCCGGAAGGCGAGATTGTGCCGGAGTGCGTGATCGGCCGCCGCGCGGAAGAGCTGGATGCAGCGCAGCAATCGACCTTCCGCGTCGTCCGCTCCGTCGCCGAAGTCGAATGTCTCGGCCATTTCGACAGCGTCAATGCGTACGACAACGCCCTCATCTCGGTCGGCCCGTGCCATTGGACGCTCGGCATTGTCGGCCGCAACGGCACCGTCAGCGAGGGTGAGCTGTGCGGAGTCCTCGCCTACCTCGCCCACGCTGATGCGGCGGCGTTCCATCAGACCCTCGGGGTGTTCGGCGTCTCCATCGACCGCGGCTGGGTCAACCACCACGGCATCGCCAACGGCCAGCTTTTGTTCGACCGCGGGCAACGCAAATACGCCGGCTGGCTGGCGTTGCACGACGAGCGCGGCGGTTTCGCGCGCTTGCCGCAGCGGCAGGAGGAGAGCGACTACTTCAAGACGTGGCATTGGTTCTACCGCTTCGTCATGGCCGGGCGCACCATTCCCGGCTATCGCCGCACCATGTGGGACATGACGCGGATTCGGCTGCGCGACCTGATCGACATGCCGTGGGACGCCGGCAGCAGCCTTCGCCTCGGCGACATTTTCACGTCCGAGAAGGCGATCGCCATGATTCTCCGCTGGCACGTGCGCTATCCGGGCCATGTCGCCGCCCGCGGCTGCGCCGGACGGCGCCTGCACGCGGTATTGCAGTCGGTTCGTGACCGGCATGCGAGCCTCGGTTGGGAAGGCGACCCTGGGGCTTGGGGCGACGCCCACGAGAAAGCCCTGATCCGCGCGCTGCGCGTCGCCGTCGGCCAAGTCGGCGGCCGCCTCGCCGAGACCGTCAAGCGCGTCGACCGCTGGCCGCAGTGGGGCAGCGGCAACAACCCGCACCGCTATCGTTTGCCCCCCACCATCGGCCCGCTCGACGAGCGCCGCGGCTCGTTCCGCCTGGAGCGCAGCGGCCTGCCGCCGGCGCCGTGA